The Hyalangium minutum genome has a segment encoding these proteins:
- a CDS encoding sigma 54-interacting transcriptional regulator, producing the protein MAPVPPGPIPLHTLVGVRAQPERLAAQQFHLVLLDTERAGTVYPLSGEELRIGKAPENDIVIDHPTVSRNHLVVRRYGDRFLVQDLDSTNGTFLDGAQVREAYLRPGALLEVGDVRLRFSPQVAPVQIDPSAEDRLGDLVGRSVPMRQIFALLQRISSTDSTILLVGETGVGKGAAAKAIHKLSPRATGPLVVFDCASVSDSLIESELFGHEKGAFTGAVSQRIGCLERAHGGTLFLDEIDDLALDLQPKLLRAIEDREFRRLGASSPVSFDARIVVASKKDLWAETQAGRFREDLYFRLSVFTVSLPPLRDRKEDIPLLVEAFAGEGLWGRLPEKVREQFLGHTWPGNVRELRNALERARHMADIPELAGDGLLREFTRETPASEGDSLPVEFTGPFKSCKDELIRAFEREYLTRLLGRTKGNIARAAREAELDRKHLYSLLHKYGLVQSEGD; encoded by the coding sequence ATGGCTCCCGTCCCCCCAGGCCCCATTCCTCTGCACACCCTCGTCGGCGTTCGGGCGCAGCCGGAGCGGCTCGCCGCGCAGCAGTTCCACCTCGTCCTGCTGGACACCGAGCGCGCGGGCACCGTGTACCCCCTCTCCGGCGAAGAACTCCGGATCGGCAAGGCCCCCGAGAACGACATCGTCATCGACCATCCCACCGTCAGCCGCAACCACCTCGTGGTCCGCCGCTACGGTGACCGGTTCCTCGTTCAGGACCTCGACTCCACCAACGGCACCTTCCTGGATGGCGCCCAGGTCCGCGAGGCCTACCTGCGCCCCGGCGCCCTGCTCGAGGTGGGCGATGTCCGCCTCCGCTTCAGCCCCCAGGTCGCCCCCGTCCAGATCGATCCCTCCGCCGAGGACCGGCTGGGGGACCTCGTCGGCCGCAGCGTCCCCATGCGGCAGATCTTCGCCCTGCTGCAGCGCATCTCCTCCACGGACTCCACCATCCTCCTCGTGGGCGAGACCGGCGTGGGCAAGGGCGCCGCCGCCAAGGCCATCCACAAGCTCTCCCCCCGCGCCACCGGGCCGCTCGTCGTCTTCGACTGTGCCTCCGTCTCCGACTCCCTCATCGAGAGCGAGCTGTTCGGCCACGAGAAGGGCGCCTTCACCGGCGCCGTGAGCCAGCGCATCGGCTGCCTCGAGCGCGCCCACGGCGGCACCCTCTTCCTCGATGAGATCGATGATCTCGCGCTGGACCTGCAGCCCAAGCTGCTGCGCGCCATCGAGGATCGCGAGTTCCGCCGGCTCGGCGCCTCCAGCCCCGTCTCCTTCGACGCCCGCATCGTCGTGGCCAGCAAGAAGGACCTGTGGGCGGAAACCCAGGCGGGCCGCTTCCGCGAGGACCTCTACTTCCGCCTCTCCGTCTTCACCGTGAGCCTGCCGCCCCTGCGCGACCGCAAGGAGGACATCCCCCTGCTGGTGGAAGCGTTCGCCGGCGAGGGGCTCTGGGGCCGGCTGCCGGAGAAGGTGCGCGAGCAGTTCCTCGGCCACACCTGGCCCGGCAACGTGCGCGAGCTGCGCAACGCCCTGGAGCGCGCCCGGCACATGGCGGACATCCCCGAGCTGGCCGGCGACGGGCTGCTGCGTGAGTTCACCCGTGAGACTCCGGCCTCCGAGGGGGACTCGCTGCCGGTGGAGTTCACCGGCCCGTTCAAGTCCTGCAAGGACGAGCTCATCCGCGCCTTCGAGCGCGAGTACCTCACGCGACTGCTCGGACGCACGAAAGGCAACATTGCCCGTGCCGCCCGGGAGGCAGAGCTGGACCGCAAGCACCTGTATTCCCTTCTGCACAAGTATGGGCTGGTGCAGAGTGAGGGCGACTGA
- a CDS encoding MFS transporter: MNRPTSRAPAALLALAYLAFISLGLPDAVLGVAWPSVRDSFQLPQALLGAPLALAATAYFISGLLAGRLIQSVGIGLLLAASTATVAAAVLGFAAAPAFLIILLVTPFMGFGSGAIDAALNTYAARNFSPKHMSWLHAAYAAGATAGPAIMTAVLSRGGTWRMGYGVVGGLLAALVVAFVATRNLWGRGEPTAQVLVDTPVGTGPVPLEDKPIGTFSALRSGRVWLQIVIFFFYTGIEVSAGQWSYTLLTEGRGLGSAAAGTWVAVYWGGLLAGRLVLGFVVERVGQARMLRFATVGALVSAVIFAIPGTSWGVVALPLLSFSLASIYPGLMAETPRRMGEQLAPHAVGFQVSAATLGVAVLPSLAGILSERFGLEVIGPLIACCALMLLVLHERLIALADRAP, translated from the coding sequence ATGAACCGCCCGACGTCCCGCGCCCCCGCAGCCCTCTTGGCTCTCGCCTACCTGGCTTTCATCAGCCTCGGCCTGCCGGATGCGGTGCTGGGGGTGGCGTGGCCCTCGGTGCGGGACAGCTTCCAACTGCCGCAGGCCCTGCTCGGTGCGCCGCTGGCGCTCGCGGCGACGGCCTACTTCATCTCGGGGTTGCTCGCGGGGAGGCTGATCCAGAGTGTGGGGATTGGCTTGCTGCTCGCGGCGAGCACGGCGACCGTGGCCGCGGCGGTGCTGGGGTTCGCTGCGGCGCCGGCCTTCCTGATCATCCTCCTCGTAACGCCGTTCATGGGGTTTGGCTCGGGCGCCATCGATGCCGCGCTGAATACCTACGCGGCTCGCAACTTCAGCCCGAAGCATATGTCCTGGCTCCACGCGGCCTATGCGGCGGGAGCCACGGCGGGCCCGGCCATCATGACGGCCGTGCTGAGCCGAGGGGGCACGTGGCGGATGGGGTATGGGGTGGTCGGGGGGCTCCTGGCAGCCTTGGTGGTGGCCTTCGTCGCCACGAGGAATCTCTGGGGGAGGGGAGAGCCCACGGCGCAGGTGCTGGTGGATACGCCTGTGGGGACGGGGCCCGTGCCGCTGGAGGACAAGCCCATCGGGACGTTCTCCGCGCTGCGCAGCGGGCGGGTGTGGCTGCAGATCGTGATTTTCTTCTTCTATACGGGGATCGAGGTCTCCGCAGGCCAGTGGAGCTACACACTGCTCACCGAGGGCCGCGGATTGGGCAGCGCGGCGGCGGGGACCTGGGTCGCGGTCTATTGGGGTGGGTTGTTGGCGGGGCGGCTCGTGCTGGGCTTCGTGGTCGAGCGGGTGGGGCAAGCGCGGATGCTGCGGTTCGCGACGGTGGGCGCGCTCGTCTCGGCGGTGATCTTCGCCATTCCTGGGACGTCCTGGGGGGTTGTGGCACTGCCGCTGCTGTCGTTCTCGCTGGCCTCGATTTATCCGGGGCTCATGGCGGAGACGCCTCGGCGGATGGGTGAGCAGCTTGCGCCGCACGCGGTGGGCTTCCAGGTGAGCGCGGCGACATTGGGCGTGGCCGTGCTGCCCAGCCTCGCGGGCATCTTGAGCGAGCGCTTCGGCCTCGAGGTGATTGGGCCCCTGATTGCCTGCTGCGCCCTGATGCTGCTGGTGCTGCACGAGCGGCTCATCGCCTTGGCCGACCGGGCGCCTTGA
- a CDS encoding WD40/YVTN/BNR-like repeat-containing protein — protein MRHRGWLLLACLWMGGWACKPTPEDPPDPPVPDAGVDPTTPPVGTVLAEASGVIGDAPLELVIGSARVLIPAHAARDGLRVTARLLTNVPARYGGDPVDGLVVQLLPGGQPLNQAATLIMPYAAPTGGARYRAMYSSEAGTSWGLQGDLSGSAGNWSLPVPFFNLWAATLAGGGPPGPLFDGIASATTNTTEGGIDVTEGAFTSRAVTQIYLEPFYKVYVSETPGGQNFERAWVMGRGIVRVTGLTPGRTWCLVMRVVDRDGIEDQNTVERCAVAGAPPPPGLALTRAEPFTGPNISRQFLGSGALLRASVGAGGFRVDLERSEDGATWNVVDSLFAPQATDELEFRDYVRTPRTFQYRLRAWYGPEDKGATAAVTVAVPARQSVWRTPLEWQGESFIRLPGLRLDRQGRLLLQGWRMRDPISTADLTNPWIVSESHTPGPDLFDPGEPALFWGRVRCGLAPWLVPGAGGTGLSDAVRAADGTVYVVDSGTGVLMKLAPGGGCAEVINTRMAGSVIDLAAHPTDPLKLAAVSTHGIFVSSDGGATLVRQGNGWPWASSLNQRVYSPAGGVTYGPGGVLYALYRNQVQTSADHVNFTDSGYLSQNGGQALSMAVASDGRLAIGLAMPDGLGRIDLGTPSAMVSEPLTFPPFSLLWLPDGRLLAHQEVSVLTIDSGKVLFEVRAPGGGWMQSLVASVAEQGRRVIFDPRPGHEGELYAGGLRSRDGGQSWQRIPAGPVLAHTISGSELALFFSCVDPVSPTQAYLCRSIDGGDTVTLLPVLLAGPIFNPALPAQGVILPRLRTSDAGATWTSMSGTLPTSLTEIGLAGAVWYAVGTVDWGYTSADQGLSWQQFPPGLSVVAGDGDRVLVIQRNGAFVVYTGSSATPVNPTPAVVGSKKKILVSRGFGLNSGTVYLKTSDSTGIGFWKSTSGAAGPYTLLTVLGTDYDFFNDPFDTTGNRLSIGPYYSFTGGQ, from the coding sequence ATGCGTCACCGAGGGTGGCTGCTGCTGGCCTGTCTCTGGATGGGAGGGTGGGCCTGCAAGCCCACCCCCGAGGACCCGCCGGATCCTCCGGTGCCGGATGCAGGAGTGGACCCCACGACGCCCCCCGTGGGCACGGTGCTCGCGGAAGCGAGTGGGGTGATTGGGGACGCGCCGCTCGAGCTGGTGATTGGCTCGGCGCGGGTGCTGATTCCCGCGCATGCCGCCCGGGATGGGCTGCGCGTCACTGCCCGGCTGCTGACGAACGTGCCGGCCCGGTACGGCGGAGATCCCGTCGATGGGCTCGTGGTGCAGCTTCTGCCCGGGGGCCAGCCGTTGAATCAGGCGGCCACCCTCATCATGCCGTACGCGGCCCCGACGGGCGGCGCACGGTACCGGGCCATGTACTCCAGCGAGGCGGGCACCTCCTGGGGGCTGCAGGGAGATCTCTCGGGCAGCGCGGGGAACTGGAGCCTGCCGGTGCCCTTCTTCAACCTGTGGGCGGCCACCCTGGCGGGCGGCGGACCTCCGGGGCCGCTGTTCGATGGCATCGCCAGCGCCACCACCAACACCACCGAGGGAGGCATCGACGTCACCGAAGGTGCGTTCACCTCGCGGGCCGTGACACAGATCTACCTGGAGCCGTTCTACAAGGTGTACGTCTCCGAGACGCCGGGCGGGCAGAACTTCGAGCGAGCGTGGGTGATGGGACGGGGGATTGTCCGAGTGACCGGGCTGACGCCGGGCCGGACGTGGTGCCTCGTCATGCGCGTGGTGGATCGCGACGGCATCGAGGACCAGAACACGGTGGAGCGGTGCGCGGTGGCGGGGGCCCCTCCTCCTCCGGGGCTGGCGCTCACGCGCGCCGAGCCCTTCACCGGGCCCAACATCTCCCGGCAGTTCCTGGGCTCCGGAGCGCTCCTCCGGGCCTCGGTGGGAGCGGGCGGCTTCCGTGTCGACCTGGAGCGCAGCGAGGACGGCGCCACCTGGAACGTGGTCGACTCGCTCTTCGCGCCCCAGGCCACCGACGAGCTCGAGTTCCGGGACTACGTCCGGACGCCGAGGACATTCCAGTACCGGCTGCGCGCCTGGTACGGCCCCGAGGACAAGGGGGCCACGGCGGCGGTGACGGTGGCGGTGCCCGCCCGGCAGTCCGTGTGGCGCACGCCCCTGGAGTGGCAGGGCGAGTCGTTCATCCGGCTGCCCGGCTTGAGGTTGGATCGGCAGGGCCGGTTGCTGCTGCAGGGCTGGCGGATGCGCGACCCCATCTCCACGGCGGATCTGACGAACCCGTGGATCGTGTCGGAGTCCCACACTCCCGGCCCGGATCTGTTCGACCCGGGCGAGCCCGCGCTGTTCTGGGGGCGCGTGCGCTGTGGGCTGGCTCCGTGGCTGGTTCCTGGAGCGGGCGGCACGGGGCTGTCGGATGCGGTGCGCGCGGCCGATGGGACCGTGTACGTGGTGGACTCCGGGACAGGTGTCCTCATGAAGCTCGCACCTGGGGGTGGTTGTGCCGAGGTGATCAACACGCGGATGGCGGGCAGCGTGATCGATCTGGCCGCCCACCCGACGGATCCGCTCAAGCTGGCGGCGGTGAGCACCCACGGCATCTTCGTCTCCTCGGATGGAGGGGCCACGCTGGTGCGTCAGGGGAATGGGTGGCCGTGGGCGAGCAGCCTCAACCAGCGGGTCTACTCCCCCGCGGGGGGGGTGACCTACGGACCGGGTGGGGTGCTCTATGCGCTCTACCGCAACCAGGTGCAGACGAGCGCCGACCACGTGAACTTCACGGACTCGGGTTACCTGTCCCAGAATGGCGGACAGGCGCTCTCGATGGCGGTGGCCTCGGACGGCCGGCTGGCCATTGGGCTGGCGATGCCGGACGGCTTGGGCCGCATCGATCTGGGCACTCCGAGCGCGATGGTGTCCGAGCCCCTCACGTTCCCGCCGTTCAGCCTGCTGTGGCTGCCGGATGGACGTCTGCTGGCGCACCAGGAGGTGAGCGTCCTCACCATTGACAGCGGGAAGGTCCTGTTCGAGGTGCGCGCACCTGGGGGAGGCTGGATGCAGAGCCTGGTGGCCTCGGTCGCGGAGCAGGGACGCCGGGTGATCTTCGATCCCAGGCCCGGCCATGAGGGGGAGCTCTACGCGGGAGGCTTGCGCAGCCGGGACGGCGGGCAGAGCTGGCAGCGGATTCCAGCGGGGCCTGTGCTGGCCCACACGATCTCCGGGAGCGAGCTCGCGCTGTTCTTCTCCTGTGTCGATCCGGTCTCTCCGACGCAGGCGTACCTCTGCCGCTCGATCGATGGCGGAGACACGGTGACGCTGCTCCCCGTGCTGCTCGCAGGGCCGATCTTCAACCCCGCGCTGCCTGCGCAGGGCGTCATCCTCCCGAGGCTGCGGACCAGCGACGCTGGCGCCACGTGGACCTCCATGTCGGGCACGCTTCCCACCTCGCTGACCGAGATCGGCCTCGCGGGAGCGGTCTGGTACGCCGTGGGCACGGTCGACTGGGGCTACACCTCGGCCGACCAGGGCCTGAGCTGGCAGCAGTTTCCCCCAGGCCTGAGCGTGGTGGCGGGGGATGGGGACCGGGTGCTCGTCATCCAGCGCAACGGCGCGTTCGTGGTGTACACGGGGAGCAGCGCCACGCCGGTGAACCCGACCCCCGCTGTCGTGGGATCGAAGAAGAAGATCCTCGTGAGCCGGGGCTTTGGGCTGAACTCCGGTACGGTGTACCTCAAGACAAGCGATTCGACCGGTATTGGCTTCTGGAAGTCGACGAGCGGCGCTGCAGGGCCCTATACCCTGTTGACCGTGCTCGGTACGGACTACGACTTCTTCAACGATCCGTTCGACACCACGGGCAACCGTCTCTCGATCGGTCCCTACTACAGCTTCACTGGCGGGCAATGA
- a CDS encoding NADH:flavin oxidoreductase/NADH oxidase, whose amino-acid sequence MSSLLFTPYSLRGLTLRNRIVVSPMCQYSSEDGFANDWHFVHLGSRAVGGAGLILFEATAVVPEGRISPQDLGLWKDEHIAPLARITRFIDQHGAVAGIQLAHAGRKASTLRPWEGDGLVPPAQGGWTPVAPSPVRFSDSYPQPEALDEAGIARVVKAFAEAAGRAHAAGFRAVELHAAHGYLLHEFLSPLSNQRQDRYGGTFDNRVRLVREVVQAVRARWPEQLPLLVRISSTDWVEGGWTAEDSVALAKLLAQDGADLIDCSTGGIAPGVKIPAGPGYQTVFAERVRREAGVPTAAVGLIRSAFQAEHILRTEQADLVVLARELLRDPYWPLRAARELRADAKWPQQYARAKD is encoded by the coding sequence ATGAGCAGTCTCCTCTTCACCCCCTATTCGTTGCGGGGCCTGACGCTGCGCAACCGGATTGTCGTCTCCCCCATGTGCCAGTACTCGAGCGAGGACGGCTTCGCGAACGACTGGCACTTCGTCCACCTGGGAAGCCGGGCCGTGGGAGGGGCGGGGCTCATCCTCTTCGAGGCCACCGCAGTGGTGCCCGAGGGCCGCATCTCTCCGCAGGATCTGGGGCTGTGGAAGGACGAGCACATTGCTCCGCTGGCGCGCATCACGCGCTTCATCGATCAGCATGGCGCGGTGGCGGGCATCCAGCTGGCGCACGCTGGGCGCAAGGCCTCGACGCTGCGGCCTTGGGAGGGTGATGGCCTCGTTCCGCCAGCCCAGGGAGGCTGGACGCCCGTGGCGCCGAGCCCCGTGCGGTTCTCGGACAGCTATCCGCAGCCCGAGGCGCTCGATGAGGCGGGGATTGCCCGTGTGGTCAAGGCCTTCGCCGAGGCCGCAGGGCGCGCCCACGCCGCAGGCTTCCGAGCGGTGGAACTCCACGCCGCGCACGGCTATCTGCTGCACGAGTTCCTCTCCCCGCTGTCGAACCAGCGCCAGGATCGCTACGGCGGCACCTTCGACAACCGCGTGCGGCTGGTGCGCGAGGTGGTGCAAGCGGTGCGCGCGCGCTGGCCCGAGCAGCTGCCGCTCCTGGTGCGCATCTCCTCCACGGATTGGGTCGAGGGCGGCTGGACGGCCGAGGACTCGGTGGCGCTGGCGAAGCTGCTGGCGCAGGACGGAGCCGACCTCATCGACTGCTCCACGGGAGGCATCGCGCCGGGGGTGAAGATTCCGGCGGGGCCGGGCTACCAGACGGTCTTCGCCGAGCGCGTCCGGCGCGAGGCGGGGGTTCCCACGGCCGCGGTCGGCCTCATCCGCTCCGCGTTCCAGGCCGAGCACATCCTGCGGACGGAGCAGGCGGACCTGGTCGTCCTGGCGCGCGAGCTGCTGAGGGATCCGTACTGGCCCCTGCGCGCCGCGCGTGAGCTGCGGGCCGATGCGAAGTGGCCTCAGCAGTACGCGCGGGCGAAGGACTGA
- a CDS encoding DUF3332 domain-containing protein yields MKRASRLLAVLCVAFFSLHVSGCFGQFALTRAIWQFNKNVSPNKFIQWAVFLVMAIVPVYGIGTLVDALVINSIEFWTGSNPVSASADAPDSHTRIVRLSPEETLRLTRDDASGVMKVEVERAGQAPMVRYFELLENGMAVRDESGALVLQAQGELDGAISVTDAVGNTVALHSAEAVAQARQMLLDNGAEGLAQYARTQVSPVSQGLAQVCVQ; encoded by the coding sequence ATGAAGCGTGCTTCCCGTCTGCTGGCGGTGCTGTGCGTGGCTTTCTTCTCGCTGCACGTGTCCGGGTGCTTCGGCCAGTTCGCCCTCACGCGCGCGATCTGGCAGTTCAACAAGAACGTCTCGCCCAACAAGTTCATCCAGTGGGCGGTGTTCCTGGTGATGGCCATCGTCCCCGTGTACGGCATCGGCACGCTGGTGGACGCGCTCGTCATCAACAGCATCGAGTTCTGGACCGGCTCCAACCCCGTGTCCGCCAGCGCGGACGCCCCGGACTCGCACACCCGCATCGTCCGCCTCAGCCCCGAGGAGACGCTGCGCCTCACGCGGGATGACGCCTCGGGAGTCATGAAGGTGGAGGTGGAGCGCGCGGGCCAGGCTCCCATGGTCCGCTACTTCGAGCTGCTCGAGAACGGCATGGCCGTCCGCGACGAGAGCGGCGCGCTCGTGCTCCAGGCTCAGGGCGAGCTGGATGGCGCCATCTCCGTGACGGACGCCGTCGGCAACACCGTGGCGCTGCACTCGGCCGAGGCCGTGGCCCAGGCGCGGCAGATGCTCCTGGACAACGGCGCCGAGGGCCTCGCGCAGTACGCCCGGACCCAGGTGTCCCCGGTCTCCCAGGGCCTGGCCCAGGTCTGCGTGCAGTAG
- a CDS encoding GMC family oxidoreductase, whose translation MTKDPVDICIIGSGAGGAPMALELGRAGFKVVVLEKGAHYHPKDFVHDEILNSRRNFFMPLPWEEPHLVRTGPSARYERTNSAWTANCVGGGTVHMSGYFYRLKPVDFRLRSTLGNVKGANLADWPLSYEEFAPFYDKAEAELGVSGEARPHPFAEPRSGPFPLPPLDVHPIAREIDRVCTEMKWHPLTTARGIISKPYRGRSACAYCALCGSYGCEMGAKSGTNANLIPAALATGNVELRPKCMARSIEVDKEGRAKSVVYLDPEGVEQEQPAKIIVVSCTAVESARLLLNSTSSRFPKGLANGNGLVGQNLMFSSFGEARATFRLSKQKASRPWLSAPDPFVNRSLQDFYLMPDDRFGFRKGGTLGFMWTHPNPIFAAVGLAGSGKEGVFGKALKERMREYRDSRILQFEVYGEFLATPGTYVTVEPNVKDKYGLPVAAITMDRHPMDFAATRFLVERGEEVLMRLDPDDMKRVGIAGETTILQHGTCRFGADPATSVLDKDCRAHEVNNLYVVDGSFMPSAGSVPSTLTIAANSFRVAHHLVRKLKSQPSGSRRP comes from the coding sequence ATGACGAAGGACCCGGTGGACATCTGCATCATCGGCAGCGGCGCGGGCGGCGCTCCCATGGCGCTGGAGCTGGGCCGCGCGGGCTTCAAAGTCGTGGTGCTGGAGAAGGGCGCCCACTACCACCCGAAGGACTTCGTCCACGACGAGATCCTCAACAGCCGCCGCAACTTCTTCATGCCGCTGCCGTGGGAGGAGCCCCACCTCGTGCGCACCGGCCCCAGCGCTCGCTACGAGCGCACCAACTCCGCATGGACGGCCAACTGCGTGGGCGGCGGCACCGTGCACATGAGCGGCTACTTCTACCGGCTCAAGCCGGTGGACTTCCGCCTGCGCTCCACGCTGGGCAACGTGAAGGGCGCCAACCTCGCCGACTGGCCCCTCTCCTACGAGGAGTTCGCCCCCTTCTATGACAAGGCCGAGGCCGAGCTGGGCGTCTCCGGCGAGGCCCGCCCCCACCCCTTCGCCGAGCCCCGCAGCGGCCCCTTCCCGCTGCCTCCGCTCGACGTGCACCCGATCGCTCGGGAGATCGACCGGGTCTGCACGGAGATGAAGTGGCACCCGCTCACCACCGCGCGCGGCATCATCAGCAAGCCGTACCGGGGGCGCTCGGCGTGCGCGTACTGCGCGCTGTGCGGCAGCTACGGCTGCGAGATGGGCGCCAAGAGCGGCACCAACGCCAACCTCATCCCCGCCGCCCTCGCCACCGGCAATGTGGAGCTGCGCCCCAAGTGCATGGCCCGCTCCATCGAAGTGGACAAAGAGGGGCGCGCCAAGAGCGTCGTCTACCTGGACCCCGAGGGTGTGGAGCAGGAACAGCCCGCGAAGATCATCGTCGTCTCCTGCACCGCCGTGGAGAGCGCGCGGCTCTTGCTCAACTCCACCTCCAGCCGCTTCCCCAAGGGGCTGGCCAACGGCAACGGGCTGGTGGGCCAGAACCTCATGTTCAGCTCGTTCGGCGAGGCGCGCGCCACCTTCCGCCTCTCCAAGCAGAAGGCCTCGCGGCCCTGGCTCTCCGCGCCGGATCCGTTCGTCAACCGCAGCCTCCAGGACTTCTACCTGATGCCGGATGACCGCTTCGGCTTCCGCAAGGGCGGGACCCTGGGCTTCATGTGGACGCACCCCAACCCCATCTTCGCCGCCGTAGGCCTGGCGGGCTCCGGCAAGGAGGGCGTGTTCGGCAAGGCGCTCAAGGAGCGCATGCGCGAGTACCGCGACTCGCGCATCCTCCAGTTCGAGGTGTACGGCGAGTTCCTCGCCACCCCGGGCACCTACGTCACCGTGGAGCCCAATGTGAAGGACAAGTACGGCCTGCCCGTGGCTGCCATCACGATGGACCGCCACCCCATGGACTTCGCCGCCACGCGCTTCCTCGTGGAGCGCGGCGAGGAAGTGCTCATGCGCCTGGACCCGGATGACATGAAGCGCGTGGGCATCGCCGGGGAGACCACCATCCTCCAGCACGGCACCTGCCGCTTCGGAGCGGATCCGGCCACCTCCGTGCTCGACAAGGATTGCCGCGCCCACGAGGTGAACAACCTCTACGTGGTGGACGGCAGCTTCATGCCCAGCGCCGGCAGCGTCCCCTCCACCCTGACGATCGCCGCCAACAGCTTCCGCGTGGCCCACCACCTCGTCCGGAAGCTCAAGTCCCAGCCCAGCGGCTCAAGGCGGCCATGA
- a CDS encoding gluconate 2-dehydrogenase subunit 3 family protein: MARKRSSPGRLSRRSFIQRLTFFGGGVVLLGAAACKRPAEEAPKPVTAPPTGTSPHGTFSALELATVAAACERILPRDEDPGAKDANVPAYIDLMLQTPELKQMKSDFLQGLSALERRSRSMFKKGFVDASPEQQDELLAIFKDSDAGSGEAHFFELLMVLTLEGFLGDPSYGGNQGRVGWRLVGFDTVGTVAMAPPEGYDGPKCLRECGDHR; encoded by the coding sequence ATGGCCCGCAAGCGATCCTCTCCGGGACGGCTCTCCCGGCGCTCCTTCATCCAGCGGCTCACCTTCTTCGGCGGCGGCGTGGTGCTGCTCGGCGCCGCCGCCTGCAAGCGCCCCGCTGAGGAGGCGCCCAAGCCCGTCACCGCCCCCCCCACGGGCACCTCGCCGCACGGCACGTTCAGCGCCCTGGAGCTCGCCACCGTGGCCGCCGCCTGCGAGCGCATCCTCCCCCGCGACGAGGACCCGGGCGCCAAGGACGCGAACGTCCCCGCCTACATCGACCTGATGCTGCAGACGCCCGAGCTCAAGCAGATGAAGTCCGACTTCCTCCAGGGCCTGTCGGCGCTGGAGCGGCGCTCGCGCAGCATGTTCAAGAAGGGCTTCGTGGACGCTTCCCCCGAGCAGCAGGACGAGCTGCTCGCCATCTTCAAGGACAGCGACGCGGGCTCCGGTGAGGCGCACTTCTTCGAGCTGCTCATGGTGCTGACACTGGAGGGCTTCCTGGGAGACCCCTCCTACGGCGGCAACCAAGGCCGGGTGGGCTGGCGCCTCGTGGGATTCGACACGGTGGGCACCGTGGCCATGGCCCCCCCTGAGGGCTACGACGGGCCCAAGTGCCTGCGTGAGTGCGGAGACCACCGATGA